A stretch of Coccidioides posadasii str. Silveira chromosome 2, complete sequence DNA encodes these proteins:
- a CDS encoding mitochondrial 54S ribosomal protein uL24m (EggNog:ENOG410PPQ3~COG:S~BUSCO:10519at33183), with product MQKVIRRTVLASNQAKRKARIEAAKDRHEQIKSIFREKVALQRSLLDEAAEERRNRREDWMRGPLAPKRDFGDRNGLYGTISTNRLRMPRVLEEQRIKYMTIAPGDRVCMVRGRDRGKIGKVLNVDAESETVTIEGINIYDVEFPSFALAGDSDKRPFRPYPVPVPINDVRLVVPLEDPTTGQVKDVVVKNAYGGAPFLDRPYGSNTPKHTRYISGLNVEIPWPETEIPEYKDEPNDTLRIEVEAKTYVPSLQSFPMPETLIDELRNKYSKYRTRHDPEYVAKKQEADVYQEWLKTRTMLTPKTQYLQKKVEKRIKERELTKNEDGNYTLSKDTANFIEKFMASKLQGAATNASPSA from the exons ATGCAGAAGGTAATACGACGCACGGTCCTTGCCAGCAATCAAGCCAAACGTAAGGCGCGGATTGAGGCTGCTAAGGACCGCCATGAACAGATAAAATCCATATTTCGTGAGAAAGTTGCGCTTCAGCGCAGCCTTCTCGACGAAGCAGCGGAGGAGCGCCGAAACCGACGAGAAGATTGGATGCGAGGCCCCCTAGCGCCGAAAAGGGACTTTGGAGACCGCAATGGGTTATACGGGACCATTTCAACCAACAGGCTCCGGATGCCCAGAGTGCTTGAGGAACAAAGGATAAAATACATGACAATTGCGCCTGGAGATCGAGTGTGCATGGTGCGAGGAAGAGATAGAGGCAAGATCGGCAAAGTTCTCAATGTCGATGCTGAGTCTGAAACTGTTACTATTGAAGGCATCAATATT TACGATGTGGAATTCCCCTCGTTTGCATTGGCTGGGGATAGTGACAAGCGGCCGTTCCGACCGTATCCAGTACCTGTTCCGATCAACGACGTGCGCCTTGTTGTGCCCCTCGAGGATCCTACCACAGGGCAAGTGAAAGACGTCGTGGTTAAGAATGCATACGGTGGTGCTCCGTTCCTCGATCGGCCTTACGGATCAAATACTCCCAAACACACCCGCTACATATCAGGCCTAAATGTTGAGATCCCATGGCCCGAAACGGAGATTCCTGAGTACAAAGACGAGCCAAATGACACGCTTCGTATCGAAGTCGAAGCTAAAACCTACGTTCCTTCCCTCCAATCCTTCCCTATGCCGGAGACCTTAATAGACGAATTGAGAAATAAATACTCCAAGTACCGAACCCGCCATGATCCTGAGTATGTCGCGAAGAAGCAGGAAGCGGATGTGTATCAGGAGTGGCTGAAGACCAGGACGATGCTCACACCGAAGACGCAGTATTTGCAAAAGAAAGTGGAAAAGAGGATTAAGGAACGAGAGCTTACGAAAAACGAAGATGGAAATTACACACTGTCGAAAGACACCGCCAATTTCATCGAGAAGTTCATGGCGAGCAAGCTACAAGGCGCGGCAACTAACGCATCTCCCTCTGCTTGA
- a CDS encoding uncharacterized protein (EggNog:ENOG410PH94~COG:B~BUSCO:9137at33183): MGFVSVNNSQIINKAFGPNQPLQQRIYQALAASPDLRPLFEDIAKYASDLQDATSNAAAPPQPSQSQAQPVLGEGPAPKKRKIANGGDSIRSSSALAGMTQDADLQIYVQDMSFAVPQRKKLQLEITRAPGNVEYLRARNQALNMIEFGVPFPKIQHVLCLPVPEKSQKQFNFCIIPEGNDGISAAKPGEPVYETIVWTVPDGPPRTAFLGSGTPAMEGASLAETYQGYLHSILDEKLKHTRVICPDEKEFVSAIPEPHRKGEKAFHVKAFRGSKEGYMFLLSTGIFFGFKKPLIFFAFDNIESISYTSVLQRTFNLNILTRSSTNPDHMQEFELSMIDQADYPGIDAYVKKHRLQDASLAEARRAKSLNINGEKGENQEAHAEGTESELLKAQRELEDQEDEEEEDYDPGSDGDSDGSGTSSEEEDDHYGDEDHGEGRNLVKEELGSEAEDVEV; this comes from the exons ATGGGCTTCGTAAGTGTTAACAATAGCCAAATCATTAACAAGGCATTCGGGCCCAATCAACCCTTACAACAGAGAATCTATCAGGCTCTCG CGGCCTCGCCGGACCTACGTCCTCTATTCGAAGATATTGCAAAATACGCCTCCGATCTTCAAGATGCCACCAGCAATGCGGCTGCACCACCGCAACCTAGCCAGTCGCAAGCTCAACCGGTCTTAGGTGAAGGTCCCGCTCCTAAAAAACGTAAGATTGCAAATGGAGGAGATTCTATACGCTCTTCATCTGCTCTGGCTGGGATGACCCAGGATGCAGACCTGCAGATTTACGTCCAGGACATGTCTTTCGCTGTGCCCCAGCGTAAGAAATTACAATTAGAGATCACGCGTGCGCCAGGCAATGTCGAGTACCTTAGGGCGAGAAATCAAGCCTTGAATATGATAGAATTTGGGGTGCCTTTTCCAAAGATTC AGCATGTTCTGTGTCTTCCGGTGCCAGAAAAATCTCAGAAGCAATTCAATTTTTGCATAATACCCGAGGGAAACGACGGAATATCAGCGGCTAAACCTGGAGAGCCGGTCTACGAAACTATCGTTTGGACTGTCCCCGATGGCCCACCCCGGACGGCATTCTTGGGATCAGGTACACCTGCTATGGAAGGTGCTAGTTTGGCTGAGACATATCAGGGCTATCTTCACAGTATTCTGGACGAGAAGTTGAAGCATACAAGAGTTATTTGCCCGGATGAAAAAGAGTTTGTGAGTGCTATCCCAGAGCCTCATCGAAAAGGGGAGAAGGCCTTTCATGTCAAGGCATTCCGTGGAAGTAAGGAAG GATATATGTTCCTCCTATCTACGGGCATATTCTTTGGCTTCAAGAAGCCCCTCATCTTTTTCGCTTTCGACAATATTGAATCGATTTCATACACTTCTGTCCTTCAAAGAACTTTCAACCTCAACATCCTGACTCGTTCCTCAACCAATCCTGACCATATGCAAGAGTTCGAGCTCTCCATGATCGACCAGGCGGACTATCCAGGTATCGACGCCTATGTCAAGAAGCACCGTCTCCAGGATGCTAGCCTAGCGGAAGCTCGACGTGCCAAAAGTCTTAATATTAATGGTGAGAAGGGTGAAAACCAGGAAGCCCATGCTGAAGGGACTGAATCCGAATTACTCAAGGCCCAGCGGGAGCTTGAAGATcaggaagatgaagaggaggaggactATGATCCTGGAAGCGATGGAGATAGTGATGGTAGTGGGACCAGTagtgaagaagaggatgatcATTACGGTGATGAAGATCATGGCGAAGGAAGGAACTTGGTCAAGGAGGAGTTGGGAAGTGAAGCGGAGGATGTGGAGGTTTGA
- the YCK1 gene encoding casein kinase I (EggNog:ENOG410PFDM~COG:T~BUSCO:6012at33183) yields MTSSSSNVVGVHYRVGKKIGEGSFGVIFEGTNLLNNQQVAIKFEPRKSDAPQLRDEYRTYKILVGCPGIPNVYYFGQEGLHNILVIDLLGPSLEDLFDHCNRRFTIKTVVMVAKQMLSRVQTIHEKNLIYRDIKPDNFLIGRPGSKAANVIHVVDFGMAKQYRDPKTKQHIPYRERKSLSGTARYMSINTHLGREQSRRDDLEALGHVFMYFLRGGLPWQGLKAATNKQKYEKIGEKKQTTAVKDLCDGYPEEFNKYLTYVRNLGFEDTPDYDYLRDLFTQALKNTGEVEDGEYDWMKLNGGRGWEASKSYPAQHHLHTGNAMPNSSAREIHGASAARGPHPQRPGITADRLNAAQPPPPSPAKPGAGKPARERPNASGGPQVKRQNGAAGGLDATAAASTQAQFQNSNAHLPGRISNPVNSTMNNPQAQPARRTPEPEPTFVQKVMKALCCG; encoded by the exons ATGACATCTTCGTCCTCGAACGTTGTTGGGGTTCACTACCGGGTGGGAAAGAAAATCGGTGAAGGCTCCTTCGGTGTTATCTTTGAAGGAACAAACCTTTTGAACAATCAGCAGGTTGCAATCAAATTC GAACCGCGGAAGAGTGATGCTCCTCAACTCCGAGATGAATATCGCACCTACAAGATCCTCGTTGGATGCC CTGGCATACCTAATGTCTACTATTTTGGGCAGGAGGGTCTCCACAACATTCTCGTTATTGATCTCTTAGGTCCAAGTCTAGAAGATCTTTTCGATCATTGCAACCGAAGGTTCACTATAAAAACAGTTGTAATGGTTGCAAAACAAATG TTATCGAGGGTCCAAACAATCCACGAGAAAAATCTTATTTACAGAGACATCAAACCGGACAACTTCCTAATTGGGAGACCTGGCTCCAAGGCAGCCAATGTGATCCATGTCGTCGACTTTGGAATGGCAAAACAGTACAGGGACCCAAAAACAAAGCAGCATATTCCCTACCGAGAACGCAAATCTCTATCGGGAACTGCACGTTACATGAGTATCAACACGCATCTTGGTAGGGAACAGTCACGCCGAGATGACCTTGAAGCCCTAGGCCATGTGTTCATGTACTTCCTTAGAGGTGGTTTGCCATGGCAAGGCTTGAAAGCTGCCACTAATAAGCAAAAGTACGAAAAAATTGGCGAAAAGAAACAGACAACTGCCGTCAAGGATCTCTGTGATGGATATCCAG AGGAGTTCAACAAGTACCTTACCTATGTTCGAAACCTCGGTTTCGAAGATACTCCTGATTACGATTATTTGCGCGATCTCTTCACTCAAGCATTGAAGAATACAGGGGAAGTGGAAGATGGGGAGTATGACTGGATGAAGCTGAACGGAGGTCGAGGTTGGGAAGCCTCTAAGTCTTACCCTGCCCAACACCACTTGCACACCGGCAATGCAATGCCGAATTCATCTGCTCGGGAAATTCATGGTGCTTCAGCGGCAAGAGGCCCTCATCCTCAAAGACCCGGAATTACCGCTGACCGTTTAAACGCCGCGCAGCCCCCGCCCCCATCTCCTGCGAAACCAGGAGCTGGGAAACCAGCGCGAGAGCGGCCAAACGCATCAGGCGGGCCGCAAGTCAAGCGTCAAAACGGAGCGGCGGGGGGACTCGATGCAACTGCAGCAGCTTCAACGCAGGCTCAGTTTCAGAATTCAAATGCACATCTCCCGGGCCGGATCAGCAACCCGGTCAATAGCACGATGAACAATCCCCAGGCTCAACCAGCGCGGAGAACCCCTGAACCTGAGCCTACCTTTGTGCAGAAAGTGATGAAAGCATTGTGTTGTG GTTGA